The genome window CGGCCAGGACGCCGACCTCGTAGCCCGTCGGGAGCGAGTCGGCCAGGAAGATCGCCTGCTCGTCGGTGACTTCCGGCGGCACCGCGTACAGCGACGTGTCCGCGTACGGCACCCGCACCAGCTCGGCCTGCGTGCCGTCGATGAGGTGGCCGAAGATCCAGCCGATCCCGCCCACCGTCTGGCAGTGCGAAGGCATTCCGCGGCCGCAGTATTCGCAGCGCCCGCACTGGGTGATGGCGGGCACCAGCACCCGGTCGCCGACCGCGAACGCGCGTACGGCGTCCCCGACCGCCGTCACCGTGCCGACGGCTTCGTGCCCGAGGATCCGCCCGTCGGTGACCGCGGCGACGTCGCCCTGCAGGATGTGCAGGTCGGTGCCGCAGATCGTGGTCGTGCCGACGCGCACGACCACGTCGGTCGGCTCCTGGACGGCGGCGTCCGGGACGTCTTCCCAAGCCTTCGCACCCGGACCGTGGTAGACCAGCGCCTTCATCGTCGCCTCCGTCGGCCGCCCGGCGCCGGTGGCCGGGCACGGCCGGTTCCGACGCTAGGACCGGGGAAGCGGCCCGGCTGTCGCAATTTGAGACCGCGCCGGGCCCAGCAGAGCGAGTGACGCCCGCACCGCCACCTCGGTGACGTCCCCCGCTCGCCCGCCGTCCTCCACCGTGGTCGCGATCAGCTCCCGCAGCCCGCCCAGCAGCATGATCGCCAGCTGGCGGGACGGCGGGCTGATCCCCGCCGCGCGCAGGGACGGCGTGTCCGTGAGGCGCTGGGTCATCGCGATGAAGCCCTCCATCGCCTCGCGCTGCAGGTCGCGGGCCGCCGCGCCCAGCGCCGGGACGTCGCGGATCCAGCTCAGCGTGATCGCCGGCTCCGACTCCGCGCACGCGATCCACGCCTCGATCGCCTGGCGCACCTGCAGCGCCCACGGCGCGCCGGGGTCCACAGCGTCGGAGATCTGCTGGATCATCGCGCGGTTCGCGTCGGACAGCAGTGCGATCAGGCACTCTTCACGGCTCGAAAAGTGCTCGTAGAACGTGCGGCGGGAGGTGCGGGCGCGTCGGACGACGGCGGCCACCGTCGTGTCGCGGAAGCCGGTTTCGGTGATCGACGCGGCCAGCCCGTCCAGCAGGCGCTGGCGGTGCCGGCGGGTGTCGACGTCCACGGCAGTCACCCCTTCGCTCTTGAAACCAGATGGTACACCGGCGTACCGTACCGACGGTACGCTCGCGTACCACCTTCCCGGGAGGGTCGATGACGACCATGACACGCCCCGCGACGCTGCCGCCGGGGCCCGCCGTGCCCCGCGTCGTCCAGGGCGCCTACGCGCTCACGCAACCGTTGCGGGGCCTGCGGCGGCTCAAAGACCGCTACGGCGACGCCTTCACCGTCGACGTGCCGATCTTCGGCAACGCCGTCGTGCTCAGCAATCCCGCCGAAATCAAGCAGCTGTTCACCTCCGGCCCCGACCTCGTCGACAACCTCGAAGTCAACCTCGGCCGGGTGCTCGGCCCGCGCTCGCTGTTCGCCCTCTCCGGCGAAGAGCACAAGCGGCAGCGCAAGCTCCTGGTGCCGCCCTTCCACGGCCGCCGGCTCGCGGCCTACGAGAAGATCGTCGAAGAAGAAACCGTCCGTGAGCTGGCGAGCTGGCCGGAGGGGAAAGCCTTCGCCACGCTGCCGTCGATGATGCGGATCACCCTGAACGCCATTCTCCGCGCGGTGTTCGGCGCGGAAGGGGCCGAATTCGCGGAGCTGCGCGAACTGCTCCCCCCGTTCGTCACCCTGGGCTCGCGGCTGGCCGTCCTGCCGATCACGAAGAAGGGCCGCTTCAACCCGTGGCGCCGCTTCGAACGGATGCGCCGAGAGTACGACGCGATCGTCGACCGCCTGATCGCCAAGGCCCGCCCGGACGGCGACGACGTCCTCGCGATGATGCTGCAGACCCGCTACGACGACGGCTCCGGGCTCAACCGCGACGAGATCGCCGACCAGCTCCTCACCCTGCTCACGGCCGGCCACGAGACCACCGCGACCACGCTGGCCTGGGCCGTCGAACGCCTGCGCCGCCACCCGGCGGTCCTGCGCGAGCTCGCCGAAAGCGATGACCTCCTCGACGCGACGATCCTCGAGGTCCAGCGCACGCGCCCGGTCATCGACCTCACCGCCCGGCAGGTCAAGCAGGACGGCTTCCGGCTGGGCCGCTGGACGCTGCCCCGGGGGTACAACGTGCTGGTGAGCATCGCGCTGATCCACGACGACGACGCCGTGTTCCCGCACGCGGCCACCTTCGACCCGCACCGCTTCGCGGGCGCGCGCCCGGACCTCTACCAGTGGATCCCGTTCGGCGGCGGCACCCGCCGCTGCCTCGGCGCCGCCTTCGCGACCATGGAGATGACCGTCGTGCTGCGGACGGTGCTGCGGGAGTTCACCCTCGTCCCGACGTCCGAGCCCGGCGAACGCTGGCGCTCGCGGGGCGTGGCCTACGCACCCGCCAAGGGCGGCCGCGCGGTCGTGCGCCGCCGCAGCACCGGAGGAGAGCAGTGACCGAACAGATCGCCGACGCCGGCCGGGGGATTTCCCTGGCCTACGAACGGATCGGGGACGCCGGCGCCGAGCCGCTGGTCCTCGTCGCGGGCCTCGGCCAGCAGCTGCACAGCTGGCCTGACGCCTTCTGCGCGCAGCTCGCCGAGCGCGGCTTCGAGGTCGTCCGGTTCGACAACCGCGACGCCGGGCGCTCGACGCACCCGCGCTTCCGCCCGCCGAGCCTCCCCGGCATGCTCGCGGGCCGGTTCCCCGCGCAGCAGTACGACCTGACGGACCTGGCCGCCGACACCATCGGCCTCTTCGACGCGCTGGACCTCGAAACCGCGCACATCGCGGGCGTGTCGATGGGCGGCATGATCTCCCAGACGGTCGCGGCGCTGCATCCGGAGCGGATCCGCACCCTGACGTCGATCATGTCCACGACCGGGTCGCGCCTGCTCGGCCGCCCCGCGCTCTCGACGTTGCGGATGATGGGCGAGAAGCCGCCGAAGTCCCGCGAAGAGGCGGTCGAAAGCGCGGTCCGGATGTTCCGGCACATCGGCTCGCACGGCTTCCCGTTCGACGAGGCCTGGGTGCGCGAGACGGCCGGCACGGGCTGGGACCGCGACCCGACGGCAGGCGGC of Amycolatopsis solani contains these proteins:
- a CDS encoding TetR/AcrR family transcriptional regulator gives rise to the protein MTAVDVDTRRHRQRLLDGLAASITETGFRDTTVAAVVRRARTSRRTFYEHFSSREECLIALLSDANRAMIQQISDAVDPGAPWALQVRQAIEAWIACAESEPAITLSWIRDVPALGAAARDLQREAMEGFIAMTQRLTDTPSLRAAGISPPSRQLAIMLLGGLRELIATTVEDGGRAGDVTEVAVRASLALLGPARSQIATAGPLPRS
- a CDS encoding cytochrome P450, whose protein sequence is MTTMTRPATLPPGPAVPRVVQGAYALTQPLRGLRRLKDRYGDAFTVDVPIFGNAVVLSNPAEIKQLFTSGPDLVDNLEVNLGRVLGPRSLFALSGEEHKRQRKLLVPPFHGRRLAAYEKIVEEETVRELASWPEGKAFATLPSMMRITLNAILRAVFGAEGAEFAELRELLPPFVTLGSRLAVLPITKKGRFNPWRRFERMRREYDAIVDRLIAKARPDGDDVLAMMLQTRYDDGSGLNRDEIADQLLTLLTAGHETTATTLAWAVERLRRHPAVLRELAESDDLLDATILEVQRTRPVIDLTARQVKQDGFRLGRWTLPRGYNVLVSIALIHDDDAVFPHAATFDPHRFAGARPDLYQWIPFGGGTRRCLGAAFATMEMTVVLRTVLREFTLVPTSEPGERWRSRGVAYAPAKGGRAVVRRRSTGGEQ
- a CDS encoding alpha/beta fold hydrolase translates to MTEQIADAGRGISLAYERIGDAGAEPLVLVAGLGQQLHSWPDAFCAQLAERGFEVVRFDNRDAGRSTHPRFRPPSLPGMLAGRFPAQQYDLTDLAADTIGLFDALDLETAHIAGVSMGGMISQTVAALHPERIRTLTSIMSTTGSRLLGRPALSTLRMMGEKPPKSREEAVESAVRMFRHIGSHGFPFDEAWVRETAGTGWDRDPTAGGVGRQLAAIMKSGNRTRLLRKITAPTLVIHGDRDRMVHPTGGGATARAIPGAHLETVPGMGHDLPEGAWPTILDLIDKHARSSDVTAP